The genomic stretch CCTGGCCTTCTACAAGAAAGATAATTTCCTTGAAGCCACCGATATCCGTATAGCTGGCGCTAAGCAGTTCTGTCCGCCATCCTTGACCTTCGGCATATTTCGTGTACATTCTATAAAGATCTCCAGCGAAGAGTGCTGCTTCTTCTCCACCCGCACCGGCACGGATTTCCATAATGACGTTTTTATCGTCATTGGGATCCTTAGGCAGGAGCAAAACCCGCATCTCCTCAGCCAGTACATCCCGTTTTTCTGTCAATTCCTCAAGTTCAAGCTCAGCCATTTCTTTGAATTCGGGATCTAATTTCTCTTGAAGAAGACTTTGCGTCTCTTCGAGATTCTTAACCACCGTGCTATACTCACGAAAGGTTTCCACAATATCCGTCATACCCGACTGGGCTTTGGCATACTTCTGCCACTCTTCTTGTCTGGCAATGACCTCAGGATCGCTTAAGAGCTGAGTCAGCTCATCGTAGCGCCTTTCAATTTCAACTAATTTATTTTGCATCTTTCACACCTCAAGCGAGCTAGAATAGTTCTGAACGAATAACCTTGCCATTATTCAGGAATGACATAGTCAAAGAAAAAGCAGAGCATGCGCTCTGCCTTTCTTTTAGCAACGACCGCAGGTCGTTGTTCATATTACATTCCGTATTTTTTCTTAAAGCGGTCCACTCGTCCACCAGTATCTACAAAACGTTGAACACCGGTATAGAAGGGATGGCATTTAGAACAAATTTCCACCTTAATGTCTTTCTTAGTGCTGCCAGTTGGAATTACTTCGCCGCATACACAAGTGATAGTGGTTTGTTCATATTTAGGGTGTGTCTTTTCTTTCATGTCGTCACCTTCTTTCCCAACCGAGTCGTCAACTCTGAACATTGTAACACAACGACTTCATGCAGGTCAATATATAATTAATGAATAGAACCTTATCCTGAAAAATTTTTTTTAGTTACCTTAGCTCATTGGAGGGAGATAAGGCAGAGGATCAATAGCTTTTCCCTGAAGTCGTATCTCAAAGTGGAGATGGGGACCGGTACTTCTTCCCGTATCTCCGGAAATAGCTATAGCCTCACCCTGCTCGACCCAGTCACCGGGCTCAACCAGCAGTTTTTGATTGTGCGCATAGAGACTCTGTACACCATTGCCGTGATCCAGAAGTACTGTGAAACCATAGATATCCATCCATCGCGCCTTGACCACTTTACCTTCCCGAGCAGCTAAAACATCTGTGCCATGAGGAATAGCTAAATCAATGCCGTGATGAAATTCTCCATTTCGCCAGCCATAATCCGAGCTAATACGAGCGTGGACTGGCCAGTTCCAAATCCGATGGGTCCCACGTGAAAGGGCTTCGAACGCCGCCGGAGTCTCAATAATATCTACTGTTGAATTCCTGCCGGCCTGTTCTCGAATGGTCACAGTAGCACCTGGTTTTAAGCTAACCGCTTGGTTGTCCAACCGAATCTGCTGGGCTGTCGTTTGATACTTCTTCGCTAAGTCTTCAATAGTCTGTCCTTCTTGCAACGTGACGATAGAAAATTGAACCACCGTACTTTCTTCTTGGCAATATCCAATAGAAATCCCGGCATTGATCCAGAAACTGCACACAAGTAATAGGGCACACCCTTTAAACAAGAATCCCCCTCGCTTGTGTTTACTTATGTTCATCTTTATGAAACCACCTCAATGGTAGTCTCTCCTATGATAAGGAAAAAAATACCTAGATAACACCCTTCATGGCATAAGCAGGCTTCTTGTCGAAGCTATGCCGCGCTTCAATAAAGCGAACCGTACCGGTTTTGCCCCGCATCACGACCGTATGTGTCAGAGCGCCTTGGGCTGTAAAGTGCACCCCTTTCAATAAAGGCCCTTCCGTAATGCCCGTAGCTGCAAAGAATACATCATCGGAGCAAACCAAATCATTCATGGTTAATAATTTACTTACATCCAAAATGCCTAGGCTTTTCGCGCGCAGGACATCAGCATCATTCTCCGGCCAAAGCCTTCCTTGCATTTCGCCACCTAAACAACGCAAAGCAGCGGCAGCCAGCACCCCTTCAGGTGCTCCGCCAACTCCCATCATTATATCTATCCCGGTACCTTCAATCGCACAGGCGACGGCAGGTGAAACATCTCCGTCCGTAATCAAACGAATGCGCGCTCCTGCTTCTCGCACCTCATGAATAATCTTGTCATGCCGAGGGCGATCCATGATTACGACCGTAAGATCATCCATGCTTTTTCCTAAGGCTTGGGCCACACTGCGCAAGTTATCCTGCACGGAAGCATCTAAGTGAATCTTGCCCTTGGCTTGAGGGCCTACAGCAATCTTGTCCATATACATATCCGGTGCATGCAAAAGACCGCCTTTTTTCGCTATCGCTACCACAGCAATCGCACCAGCGAGACCTTTAGCCACAATATTTGTACCCTCGAGCGGATCTACCGCCACGTCTAACTCAGGAGGTTCCCCACTTCCCACTTTTTCACCGATGTAGAGCATAGGCGCTTCATCCATTTCTCCTTCGCCGATGACTACCGTTCCACTCATACGGATTGTGTCAAAAACGGATCGCATGGCTTGTACAGCAGCATCGTCAGCAGCCTCTTTGTTACCACGTCCAACCCAACGAGCTGAAGCTAAAGCCGCTGCCTCCGTCACCCGAGCAAATTCCATGGTAAGCTCACGTTCCATAGTTAAATCTTTATCCATGATGATCCCTCCAATAGTATTATCTTTAAACTTTCACAATCTCAAAGATGTGCCTAAGCGTGGTCGCCCATTGATTCATTTAATGCATTAGCACCAAATGTATTGTCCCATACTTTTTTTGGGGATGCAAGGCAGGATGCCGGAACTCAGAAAGAAAAGCTCTTTCAGTCGAAAATCGTCTGTCAGAGCTTTACCAATCCATAATCAACATTTTACTTTAATTTCTGCCAATCGGCTAAAAACTTATCGATTCCGGCCTCAGTTAAAGGATGCTTGAAGAGTTGGCGCAATACTTTAAAGGGTACTGTCGCGTAATCCGCGCCCAGCCTGGCCGCTTCCGTGACATGCACGGGGTTACGGATACTGGCAGCAATCACTTTGGTCTCCAAACCATGAACTCCAAAAATCTCGCAAATATCATCAAGCAGGAGGAGACCATTTTCACCAATGTCATCCAGCCTGCCCAAGAAAGGGCTTACATAAGTAGCTCCTGCCCGTGCGGCTAACAAGGCCTGAACTGCTGAAAAGATCAAGGTCACGTTGGTTTTAATCCCTTCGGCGCTTAGAATCTTCACTGCTTTGAGGCCATCCTCTGTCATTGGAATCTTAACCACAATATGAGGATGCATAGCGGCAAGTTCCCGAGCTTCAGTCAGCATTCCGGTCGTATCTAAAGCGATAACCTCAGCACTGATCGGGCCATCGACGATTTCGATTAGCTCCTCTAATAGCTGATGGAAACCTCTTCCTTCTTTAGCCACCAAGCTGGGATTCGTCGTAATTCCAGCGATAACTCCCATATTCCAGGCTTGCTTAATCTCCTCTGGATTGGCTGAGTCTAATAAAAATTCCATTTTTGTCCTCCTTAGGCTTTTCCGCTGCTCCCGAAAAGGCGGATCTTTTCACGGATAATCTCAATGGTCGCTTCACGAGCCGGTCCCAGCATTTTCCTAGGGTCAATCTCGCGTGGATTATCAGTCATGGCCTTGCGGGCTGCCGTAACAAAAGCCTCCCGAATGTTGGTGTCGATATTGACTTTACAGACACCAAGAGAGATTGCTCTTTGAATGGCCTCATCCGGAACCCCCGACGAACCATGCAAAACAATGGGGGCGTTGACCCGCTTACGGATTTCTGCAAGACGATCAAAATCAAGCTGTGGGACCCCTTTATACTGTCCATGGGCAGTTCCGATAGCAATGGCTAGGGCATCGACTGCGGTCTCCTTCACAAAACGTTCAGCCTCATTGGGATCGGTAAAGAGGGCCTCCTTTTCACTGACGGTAATATCGTCTTCTGTTCCCCCAATCTTACCCAGCTCTGCCTCTACAGAGACTCCTAAGGGGCGAACCGCTTCGATAACTTTATTGGTTAGGGCGATGTTCTCCTCAAGAGAGAGCTTTGAGCCGTCAATCATCACTGAGGTAAACTGATTTCTTACGCAACTCATCACTTGTGCAAAGCTGGTACCATGATCAAGATGAAGGGCTACCGGCACACTGGCTTTCTCAGCTGCCAAGCTGGTCATTGCTGCTATATATTCAATCCCCGCGTATTTAATGGCGCCTTGACTTGCCTGAACGATGACAGGGGATTTTTCTGCTTCTGCCGCACCGACAATAGCTTGAACAATTTCCATATTGTTACAATTAAATGCCCCCACCGCATAATGACCCCTTTGAGCT from Desulfitobacterium dichloroeliminans LMG P-21439 encodes the following:
- the glpX gene encoding class II fructose-bisphosphatase — encoded protein: MERELTMEFARVTEAAALASARWVGRGNKEAADDAAVQAMRSVFDTIRMSGTVVIGEGEMDEAPMLYIGEKVGSGEPPELDVAVDPLEGTNIVAKGLAGAIAVVAIAKKGGLLHAPDMYMDKIAVGPQAKGKIHLDASVQDNLRSVAQALGKSMDDLTVVIMDRPRHDKIIHEVREAGARIRLITDGDVSPAVACAIEGTGIDIMMGVGGAPEGVLAAAALRCLGGEMQGRLWPENDADVLRAKSLGILDVSKLLTMNDLVCSDDVFFAATGITEGPLLKGVHFTAQGALTHTVVMRGKTGTVRFIEARHSFDKKPAYAMKGVI
- a CDS encoding peptidoglycan DD-metalloendopeptidase family protein, yielding MNISKHKRGGFLFKGCALLLVCSFWINAGISIGYCQEESTVVQFSIVTLQEGQTIEDLAKKYQTTAQQIRLDNQAVSLKPGATVTIREQAGRNSTVDIIETPAAFEALSRGTHRIWNWPVHARISSDYGWRNGEFHHGIDLAIPHGTDVLAAREGKVVKARWMDIYGFTVLLDHGNGVQSLYAHNQKLLVEPGDWVEQGEAIAISGDTGRSTGPHLHFEIRLQGKAIDPLPYLPPMS
- the rpmE gene encoding 50S ribosomal protein L31, which gives rise to MKEKTHPKYEQTTITCVCGEVIPTGSTKKDIKVEICSKCHPFYTGVQRFVDTGGRVDRFKKKYGM
- a CDS encoding class II fructose-1,6-bisphosphate aldolase, with the translated sequence MSLVSMAELLQEAQRGHYAVGAFNCNNMEIVQAIVGAAEAEKSPVIVQASQGAIKYAGIEYIAAMTSLAAEKASVPVALHLDHGTSFAQVMSCVRNQFTSVMIDGSKLSLEENIALTNKVIEAVRPLGVSVEAELGKIGGTEDDITVSEKEALFTDPNEAERFVKETAVDALAIAIGTAHGQYKGVPQLDFDRLAEIRKRVNAPIVLHGSSGVPDEAIQRAISLGVCKVNIDTNIREAFVTAARKAMTDNPREIDPRKMLGPAREATIEIIREKIRLFGSSGKA
- the fsa gene encoding fructose-6-phosphate aldolase translates to MEFLLDSANPEEIKQAWNMGVIAGITTNPSLVAKEGRGFHQLLEELIEIVDGPISAEVIALDTTGMLTEARELAAMHPHIVVKIPMTEDGLKAVKILSAEGIKTNVTLIFSAVQALLAARAGATYVSPFLGRLDDIGENGLLLLDDICEIFGVHGLETKVIAASIRNPVHVTEAARLGADYATVPFKVLRQLFKHPLTEAGIDKFLADWQKLK